In Phacochoerus africanus isolate WHEZ1 chromosome 1, ROS_Pafr_v1, whole genome shotgun sequence, the following are encoded in one genomic region:
- the CD180 gene encoding CD180 antigen isoform X2: MAETSLNGPKSLKHLFLTQTGISHLEFIPVHNLENLESLHLGSNHISSINLPENFPTQNLKFLDFQNNAIHYISSKAINALEQATDLSLNFNGNDIQGIEPGAFNLKTFQSLNFGGTSNLAVVLKGLQNSTVQSLWLGTFEDTDDQDLTLATFEGLCKMSVESINLQKHHFHGFSSSMFRCFTGLQELDLTATHLHELPSGIEGMNSLKKLVLNANSFAHLCQISAASFPSLTDLYIKGNMKKLDLGARCLEKLEHLRKLDLSHSDIEASDCCDLQLKNLSHLQYLNLSYNEPFGLQDQAFKECPRLELLDLAFTHLHVKAPQSPFQNLHFLQVLNLSHCLLDTSNQHLLAGLPDLRHLNLHRNHFQDGSISKTNLLQAVGSLEILILSSCDLLSIDQQAFHNLGKMRHIDLSHNSLTGDSINALSHLKGLSVNVAANNIRIIPLHLLPTLSQQSTINLSYNPLDCTCSNIHFLTWYKENLHKLEGSEETTCANPPWLRGVKLSDVELSCGMTAVGIFFLIVFVFLLIILLICSVKFLLRWKYQHI, translated from the coding sequence ATGGCAGAAACATCACTTAACGGACCCAAGTCACTGAAGCATCTTTTCTTAACCCAAACAGGAATATCCCATCTTGAGTTTATCCCAGTGCACAATCtggaaaatttggaaagtttGCATCTTGGCAGCAACCATATTTCTTCTATTAATCTTCCAGAAAACTTCCCAACACAGAATCTTAAATTTCTGGATTTTCAGAATAATGCTATACACTACATCTCTAGTAAAGCCATAAATGCTCTGGAACAGGCCACCGACCTAAGCCTTAATTTCAATGGCAATGACATTCAAGGCATTGAGCCTGGGGCTTTCAATTTGAAAACCTTTCAAAGTTTGAACTTTGGAGGGACCTCCAATTTAGCTGTTGTATTAAAAGGTCTACAGAACTCTACTGTTCAGTCTCTTTGGCTGGGGACATTTGAGGACACTGATGACCAAGACCTCACTTTAGCCACATTTGAGGGCCTTTGTAAAATGTCGGTTGAGAGCATCAACCTACAGAAGCACCATTTCCATGGCTTCTCATCTTCCATGTTTCGGTGCTTCACTGGACTCCAGGAGTTGGATCTGACAGCAACTCACTTGCATGAATTACCCTCTGGGATTGAGGGTATGAACTCTCTCAAGAAATTAGTTCTCAATGCAAATAGTTTTGCCCACTTGTGTCAAATCAGTGCGGCCAGTTTCCCATCCCTTACGGATCTCTATATCAAAGGTAACATGAAGAAACTTGACCTTGGTGCCAGGTGTTTGGAAAAACTAGAACATCTTCGGAAACTTGATTTAAGCCACAGTGATATCGAGGCTTCTGACTGTTGTGATCTGCAACTCAAAAACCTGTCCCACTTGCAATACTTAAACCTAAGTTACAACGAGCCCTTTGGTCTCCAGGATCAGGCATTCAAAGAATGTCCTCGGCTAGAACTCTTGGATTTGGCATTTACCCACCTGCATGTTAAGGCTCCACAAAGTCCTTTCCAAAACCTCCATTTCCTGCAGGTTCTGAATCTCTCCCACTGCCTCCTTGACACCAGCAATCAGCACCTTCTAGCAGGCCTCCCGGATCTCCGGCATCTGAATTTACACAGAAATCACTTTCAAGATGGGAGCATCTCAAAGACCAACCTACTTCAGGCTGTGGGCAGCTTGGAGATTCTGATTTTATCCTCCTGTGACCTCCTCTCCATAGACCAGCAAGCATTCCACAACCTTGGGAAAATGAGGCACATAGACCTAAGCCACAACAGCCTGACAGGTGACAGCATCAATGCTCTTAGCCATCTGAAGGGGCTCTCTGTCAACGTGGCTGCCAATAACATTCGCATCATCCCCCTCCATCTCCTCCCTACCTTGTCTCAGCAGAGCACCATTAACTTAAGTTACAATCCCCTGGACTGCACTTGCTCGAATATTCATTTCCTAACATGGTACAAAGAAAACCTGCACAAACTTGAGGGCTCGGAGGAGACCACGTGTGCAAACCCCCCATGGTTAAGGGGAGTTAAGCTGTCTGATGTCGAACTGTCCTGCGGGATGACAGCTGtgggcattttctttcttatagtaTTTGTAttcctgctcatcatcctgctcatTTGTTCAGTGAAGTTTCTTCTTAGGTGGAAATACCAGCACATTTAG